A window of Natronolimnobius sp. AArcel1 contains these coding sequences:
- a CDS encoding GTP-dependent dephospho-CoA kinase family protein produces MTSDNTNSTTDAATNASDDQLLVLPDALRGELKDPIGPIETDADALLADVEGPLIAVGDVVTYHLLEAGRTPDVALVDERTEREAVDDEIQAAVTDEIHLEAVNPPAEISADVIRALREGLDREEPTTILVDGEEDLVALPAIVAAPEGASVVYGQPGEGMVHVTVTDDHRREMRALLERFDGDTERLWTLLEE; encoded by the coding sequence GTGACTTCAGACAATACTAACTCGACTACCGACGCCGCCACGAATGCGTCTGACGACCAGTTGCTCGTTCTCCCCGATGCCCTCCGTGGCGAACTCAAAGACCCGATTGGACCGATCGAGACCGACGCCGACGCACTCCTCGCCGATGTCGAGGGTCCACTGATCGCCGTCGGCGACGTCGTTACCTACCACCTTCTCGAGGCCGGTCGGACGCCCGACGTTGCACTCGTCGACGAACGAACCGAGCGCGAAGCCGTCGACGACGAGATTCAGGCGGCTGTCACTGATGAAATCCACCTCGAGGCTGTCAATCCGCCCGCGGAGATTTCTGCGGACGTGATTCGCGCGCTCCGCGAGGGGTTGGACCGCGAAGAGCCAACGACAATTCTGGTCGACGGTGAGGAGGACCTCGTTGCCCTCCCCGCAATCGTCGCCGCGCCCGAGGGCGCAAGCGTCGTCTACGGCCAACCCGGCGAGGGAATGGTCCACGTCACCGTGACCGACGACCACCGCCGTGAGATGCGTGCGCTCCTCGAGCGCTTCGACGGCGATACCGAACGACTGTGGACGTTGCTCGAGGAGTGA
- the spt4 gene encoding transcription elongation factor subunit Spt4, which translates to MAADRLVCRECHRVNDPDNETCDACNSSSLTEDWAGYVVIAHPEDSQIATEMQVTEPGAYALKVR; encoded by the coding sequence ATGGCCGCAGACCGTCTCGTCTGTCGTGAGTGTCACCGGGTCAACGACCCGGACAACGAGACCTGTGACGCCTGTAACTCCTCGTCGCTGACTGAGGACTGGGCCGGCTACGTCGTCATCGCCCACCCCGAGGACAGCCAGATTGCAACCGAGATGCAGGTCACCGAACCCGGTGCGTACGCACTGAAAGTTCGCTAA
- a CDS encoding PIN domain-containing protein, which translates to MSTGTGPSRIALDTSALMMPVELDVRLFDELERILESYEPTAPQAVIEELRRLSEKGGTEGTAANVGHDLATERCLIVDTEASYADDALVELARRGTVDYVVTNDRPLGDRVLEASVPVIALRGRNKLAITQP; encoded by the coding sequence ATGAGTACAGGCACAGGACCATCGCGGATCGCACTGGACACGAGTGCGCTCATGATGCCAGTCGAACTCGACGTGCGATTGTTCGACGAACTCGAGCGCATACTCGAGAGCTATGAGCCGACTGCGCCCCAGGCCGTCATCGAAGAACTTCGTCGCCTTTCGGAAAAAGGCGGCACGGAGGGGACGGCCGCCAACGTCGGCCATGACTTGGCGACTGAACGCTGTCTTATCGTCGATACGGAGGCATCGTACGCCGACGACGCATTAGTTGAACTCGCCCGCCGGGGTACTGTCGACTACGTCGTCACGAACGATCGCCCGCTCGGTGACCGGGTGCTCGAGGCGAGCGTACCGGTAATTGCATTACGCGGGAGAAACAAGTTAGCGATAACTCAACCATAG
- a CDS encoding geranylgeranyl reductase family protein, translating into MYDFVVVGVGPAGARFSRRAAEKGYDVLALEQGTVGTPLACSGHVSTDIWEYTGQNAREELFQNEVYGARFHVGGPHSDAYPFYKDEVASNVIDRVGLDQHLADLAREAGADVREHHTVTDVEEHADHATVTASGPDGVVTHEARMVAGCDGPRSRVRDECGLPEPDELLHGVLAFSDEDDHDNFVDVHLTAPTFFAWRIPRGEAGVEYGLAAPPGVHVNKHFEELIDGYEIDVSHRCSGAIPVGPADRVTSRRVFLIGDAAAQTKPFTGGGILYGMTCADHAAREIDPHRPTTLAAYEHAWRDDLAREQQLAHWIRRAYSLPEPVQRVGLGALSGEIGVHMDRPTSLLSTDHLRVVLSRLRG; encoded by the coding sequence ATGTATGATTTCGTCGTCGTGGGCGTCGGCCCAGCTGGGGCGCGATTCTCGCGACGGGCCGCCGAGAAGGGCTACGACGTACTCGCCTTGGAGCAAGGAACCGTCGGGACGCCGCTTGCCTGCTCAGGCCACGTCAGCACCGATATCTGGGAATACACCGGCCAAAATGCACGCGAAGAGCTCTTCCAGAACGAGGTCTACGGCGCGCGATTCCACGTCGGCGGTCCACACAGCGATGCCTACCCGTTTTATAAGGACGAGGTCGCTTCGAACGTCATCGACCGTGTTGGGCTCGATCAGCACCTCGCGGACCTCGCGCGCGAGGCCGGCGCGGACGTTCGTGAACACCACACCGTCACCGACGTCGAGGAACATGCAGACCACGCGACGGTGACTGCCAGCGGCCCTGACGGCGTCGTCACCCACGAGGCCCGCATGGTCGCCGGTTGCGACGGCCCGCGATCGAGAGTGCGCGATGAGTGTGGCCTTCCCGAACCCGACGAACTCCTCCATGGTGTACTCGCCTTTTCCGATGAGGACGATCACGACAATTTCGTCGACGTCCACCTCACCGCTCCCACGTTCTTTGCCTGGCGCATCCCCCGCGGCGAGGCCGGTGTCGAGTACGGACTCGCTGCCCCACCGGGCGTGCACGTGAACAAGCACTTCGAGGAACTAATCGACGGCTACGAAATCGACGTCTCGCATCGGTGTTCCGGAGCGATCCCCGTCGGTCCAGCGGATCGCGTCACTTCCCGGCGCGTCTTTCTCATCGGCGATGCGGCCGCCCAGACCAAGCCCTTCACCGGCGGTGGCATCCTCTATGGCATGACCTGTGCCGACCACGCCGCCCGCGAAATCGACCCCCATCGACCGACCACGCTTGCAGCCTACGAGCACGCTTGGCGCGATGATCTGGCTCGAGAACAGCAACTGGCCCACTGGATTCGCCGTGCCTACTCGCTACCAGAGCCGGTCCAGCGAGTCGGCCTCGGCGCGCTCTCGGGCGAAATCGGTGTCCACATGGATCGGCCGACCTCGCTGCTCTCGACGGACCATCTGCGTGTGGTGCTCTCGAGGCTTCGCGGCTGA
- a CDS encoding pirin family protein — MNPDASNASSEPIAGETVRHGTGVNSTRAFPTTACPTHLDPFVLFERFYIDPDDGFPMHPHRGFEIVSYMLEGGMDHEDSLGVSHTATPGEAMHITAGKGIRHSELPANGAGCSGLQLWVNLPREEKDREPNYADAAADDLPTLEEDGATITTVVGGGSPLEPTTELTYHDVRVTDDWTWTLPDGWTGFLYGVSGTGTVDGHEFEKGDVFPLTESRSVVLESERGNETETETESELRVVAVAGRPNDEEIRQQGPFVL; from the coding sequence ATGAATCCGGACGCATCCAACGCCTCGAGCGAGCCGATTGCGGGCGAGACGGTCCGACACGGAACCGGCGTCAACTCGACGCGCGCGTTTCCAACAACGGCGTGTCCGACCCACCTCGACCCGTTCGTTCTCTTCGAGCGCTTTTATATCGACCCTGACGACGGCTTTCCGATGCACCCACACCGCGGCTTCGAGATCGTCTCCTACATGCTCGAGGGCGGGATGGACCACGAGGACTCGCTTGGAGTCTCCCACACAGCAACACCGGGTGAGGCCATGCACATCACGGCTGGCAAGGGGATTCGCCACTCGGAACTCCCCGCAAACGGCGCGGGCTGTAGCGGCCTCCAACTGTGGGTCAACCTGCCCCGCGAGGAGAAAGACCGCGAGCCCAACTACGCAGACGCGGCGGCTGACGACCTGCCAACGCTCGAGGAAGACGGCGCGACGATCACAACCGTCGTCGGTGGGGGATCGCCACTCGAGCCAACGACCGAACTCACCTACCACGACGTGCGAGTGACCGACGACTGGACGTGGACACTACCGGACGGCTGGACGGGCTTTCTGTACGGCGTGTCCGGGACGGGAACCGTTGATGGCCACGAGTTCGAGAAAGGAGATGTGTTCCCGCTCACGGAGTCTCGGTCGGTCGTCCTCGAGAGCGAGCGTGGAAACGAGACCGAGACCGAGACCGAAAGCGAACTCCGCGTTGTCGCTGTCGCCGGCCGTCCGAATGATGAGGAAATTCGACAGCAGGGGCCGTTCGTCCTGTAG
- a CDS encoding DNA-directed RNA polymerase, whose product MYKRVRLKDTVEVPPEALGDVSPTLVKRLLQDKLEGRMDEEVGSIVSVTNVHDIGEGTVLPNEPGVYYEADFDAVTFDPQMQEVVDGTVVEVVEFGAFVGIGPVDGLLHVSQISDEYLAFDGENQQLASNDSNRTLGVEDAVRARIVTKSIDERNPRDSKIGLTAKQPGLGKHGWLKDEHERQEAPAEGE is encoded by the coding sequence ATGTACAAACGGGTCAGATTGAAAGATACGGTGGAGGTACCGCCGGAGGCGCTCGGTGACGTTTCGCCGACCCTCGTGAAGCGACTGCTACAGGACAAACTCGAAGGCCGAATGGACGAAGAAGTCGGCAGCATCGTCTCGGTGACGAATGTCCACGACATCGGTGAGGGGACGGTGCTCCCGAACGAACCCGGCGTCTACTACGAAGCCGATTTCGATGCCGTCACGTTCGATCCACAGATGCAGGAAGTCGTCGACGGGACGGTCGTCGAAGTCGTCGAGTTCGGTGCGTTCGTCGGGATCGGCCCCGTCGACGGCCTACTCCACGTCTCCCAGATTTCCGACGAGTATCTCGCCTTCGATGGCGAGAACCAGCAACTGGCATCGAACGATTCCAACCGAACACTTGGCGTCGAAGACGCCGTCCGCGCACGAATCGTCACCAAGAGCATCGACGAGCGCAACCCGCGTGACTCGAAGATCGGGCTCACCGCGAAACAGCCCGGCCTCGGCAAACACGGCTGGCTCAAAGACGAACACGAGCGCCAGGAAGCCCCCGCAGAGGGTGAATAA